In the Pseudochaenichthys georgianus chromosome 1, fPseGeo1.2, whole genome shotgun sequence genome, one interval contains:
- the LOC117455199 gene encoding serine protease 1-like encodes MMTGLLLLLLAGVTVGRVLDLQKRIYGGTACGAKERLYHVKVIAQNYTVSSLCGGSLINENWILTAGHCVPDGWITSVTAYLGVDRDRKTNPIHININDIQRKKDSKGTHDIALLKVKLPKTSGFQIAKLPDCKKRPIKTGDEIELAGHANTTKNINGIKVMEVATELLCGKMTVAPCDPRRCAPPGFQYEHTFCYKSKTVDGAGGDSGGGVVFDNMMYGVHVSSAEQACVQSRAMDVCKYMPWIAGVIKPKTCLDCLLDCFSCLIG; translated from the exons ATGATGACAGGTCTTCTCCTTTTGCTGTTGGCCG GTGTGACAGTGGGCAGAGTGCTGGATCTGCAGAAGAGAATATACGGAGGTACAGCATGTGGTGCGAAAGAGCGTCTGTACCATGTGAAGGTGATAGCACAGAATTACACAGTCAGCTCCCTGTGTGGTGGATCTCTGATCAATGAGAATTGGATTCTGACTGCAGGTCACTGTGTGCCGGACGGGTG GATAACAAGCGTGACAGCATATCTAGGTGTGGATCGAGATCGCAAAACAAACCCAATTCATATCAATATCAATGATATTCAAAGAAAGAAAGACTCCAAAGGGACCCATGACATcgcgctgctgaaggttaaatTACCTAAGACGAGTGGTTTTCAAATTGCAAAACTTCCTGACTGTAAGAAACGTCCTATCAAAAC AGGTGATGAAATTGAGCTCGCAGGTCATGCAAACACAACGAAAAACATCAACGGTATCAAAG TAATGGAGGTGGCAACAGAGCTCCTATGTGGAAAGATGACGGTGGCCCCTTGTGATCCCCGAAGATGTGCACCACCTGGATTTCAATATGAACATACCTTCTGTTACAAAAGCAAGACAGTGGATGGAGCGGGA gggGACTCTGGTGGAGGAGTGGTGTTCGACAACATGATGTACGGAGTGCATGTTAGCAGTGCTGAACAGGCTTGTGTTCAATCACGAGCTATGGACGTCTGTAAATACATGCCCTGGATCGCTGGGGTTATCAAACCAAAAACATGTCTAGACTGTCTATTGGATTGCTTCTCTTGTTTGATAGGCTGA